Genomic window (Euzebya rosea):
TGATCTCGGTGTTCGGCGTGGTCACGCCCACGCTGCCCGGCTTGAACCCGCCGGGGGTGGTCAGCTGGGTCACCGGCGACAGCTCGGTCATCCCGTAGCCCTGGACGACCTCGCAGCCCAAGCGGGTGGCGGCCTCCTCGGCGAGCTCGGCGGACAGCGGTGCCGCGCCGGAGAAGATCGTCTCCAGCTTCGACAGGTCGAAGCCGTCGACGGCGGGGTGCTTGGCCAGGAAGACCACGATGGGCGGGGCGACGAACGCGCGGGTGCAGCCGTGCTGGGCGTTCAGCTCCAGGAACTGCATCGGGTCGAACCGCGGCATCGTGATGATGGTCGCGCCGGTCCGGAGTCCGGAGTTCATCAGCACCTGCATGCCGTAGATGTGGAAGAACGGCAGGACGGCGATGAAGGCCTCGTCGGCCGTCAGGTCCATCGGCACGCGGGTCTGCTGGATGTTGGCGACCAGGTTGCGGTGCGTCAGCATCACGCCCTTGGACAGGCCGGTGGTGCCGGAGGAGTACGGCAGGACCACCACGTCGTCGAGGTCGACCTCGACCTGCTCGGCCAGCGGCTCGCCGAACAGGGCCGTCAGGGGTTCGGCGCCCTCCGCCTCACCGATGACGTGGATGGACTCGACCTGCGTGCCCTCGATGGCCTCGCGAGCGGTGTCGAGGAACATCCCGACGGTGACCAGCATGGTGGCCCCCGCGTCGGTCAGCTGGTGACGGATCTCCTTGGGGGTGTAGGTCGGGTTGATCGTGGTGACCGCACCGCCCGTCATCGCCACGCCGTGGAAGACCACGGCGTACTCGGGGAGGTTCGGGGCCAGGATCGCCAGGACGTCGCCCTTGCCGAAGCCCCGGGCCACCAGCCCACCTGCCAGCGCACGGATGCCCTGGTCGAGCTGGCTGTAGGTCAGCGTCCGACCGGTCGGCCCGTCGATCAGGGCCGGCTTGTCGCCCAGCTGGGCGGCGTTGGCCATGGTGAACGGCGTCAGCGCCTGTTCGGGGATCTCCAGGGAGGGCAGCGGGCTCTGGTGGACGATGGACGCCATGGACGGGTTCCTCGGCTCGGGGGTGGGGTCGCCCGGATCCTGCACCGTCGACGGCGAGAAGTGAAGCCCGGGGCCCGGCCGTTCGGCAATCCACGTGTCCCCGTCGGGACACCGGGGCCACGACGAGACGCGGGGCCGGCCCG
Coding sequences:
- a CDS encoding AMP-binding protein translates to MASIVHQSPLPSLEIPEQALTPFTMANAAQLGDKPALIDGPTGRTLTYSQLDQGIRALAGGLVARGFGKGDVLAILAPNLPEYAVVFHGVAMTGGAVTTINPTYTPKEIRHQLTDAGATMLVTVGMFLDTAREAIEGTQVESIHVIGEAEGAEPLTALFGEPLAEQVEVDLDDVVVLPYSSGTTGLSKGVMLTHRNLVANIQQTRVPMDLTADEAFIAVLPFFHIYGMQVLMNSGLRTGATIITMPRFDPMQFLELNAQHGCTRAFVAPPIVVFLAKHPAVDGFDLSKLETIFSGAAPLSAELAEEAATRLGCEVVQGYGMTELSPVTQLTTPGGFKPGSVGVTTPNTEIMIVDPVTGESLGTDAEGELWIRGPQVMKGYLNNEKATAETITDDGWLRTGDVARVDEDGHVYIVDRLKELIKYKGFQVPPAELEALLLTHPDVADAAVIGIPDDDAGELPIGYVVLKEGRTTTEDDIKAFVAEEVATYKQLHRITVLDEIPKSASGKILRRVLRDRNDAG